In Thermococcus bergensis, one DNA window encodes the following:
- a CDS encoding IS6-like element ISPfu5 family transposase, with amino-acid sequence MRTETIIYLLVSVLKTFRRNKIPAKKKTRAINLYLHGLSYRQVGTILEISHTTVWETVQKFAKAVYQPKILAVKKQRNFIAIDETVIKINGQKRFLWAAIDVESKEILAVWITSVRNWWIARDFILVVLKSCEGQPIFLVDKGPWYKSAFKSLGLDYLHVTFGPRNCVERWFRTVKERTKRFWNNFRARDWRRVHRFVFLFSFWYNFVRIHSRFGGPPGDVTEWLQEVIPQLS; translated from the coding sequence ATGAGGACTGAAACCATTATTTACTTACTGGTTTCAGTCTTAAAAACCTTTCGCCGGAACAAAATCCCAGCAAAAAAGAAAACCAGGGCAATAAACCTGTACCTGCACGGACTAAGTTACAGACAGGTAGGAACAATCCTCGAAATCAGCCACACAACAGTCTGGGAAACAGTCCAAAAATTCGCGAAAGCAGTTTACCAGCCGAAAATCCTCGCAGTCAAAAAACAGAGAAACTTCATCGCAATTGACGAGACAGTGATAAAGATCAACGGCCAGAAGAGATTTCTCTGGGCTGCAATCGACGTTGAGAGCAAAGAAATCCTAGCAGTATGGATTACAAGCGTTAGGAACTGGTGGATTGCCAGGGACTTCATTCTAGTTGTTTTGAAATCCTGCGAGGGACAGCCAATTTTCCTGGTTGACAAAGGGCCGTGGTATAAATCAGCGTTTAAATCTCTCGGGCTGGATTATCTGCATGTGACTTTCGGGCCGAGGAACTGTGTTGAGCGCTGGTTTAGGACTGTTAAAGAGAGAACAAAGCGTTTCTGGAATAACTTCAGGGCTAGAGACTGGAGGAGGGTTCACAGGTTTGTTTTTCTGTTTTCATTCTGGTATAATTTTGTTAGAATTCATTCTCGGTTTGGTGGACCGCCTGGTGATGTGACTGAATGGCTTCAGGAGGTGATACCCCAGTTATCCTGA